ttttttttttttttttttatgcatccTGCAAATATTATCAAACTCGAGCAAGAATCCTAGAACAAGTTATacatgtttaaaaattttttaattagaactAAAGtattgaatttcatttatattatttcaacatAATGGCGATTTATTTAGATCTTTAAACATATACAATTTGTTTTAAGGTTGATTGAGTAATAAAATTCGCAAAATgcatatattcaatttttataaaaacacaGTGACAAACTTGAAAAAcatgtattttgtatttattattattgttataaagagttagaattttattctttttattataaataaatttaatatagcaCATTAATATCtccatttctattaaaaagatattgagTTTTTTATTTAGTCTATACAAAgttattcgattttaaatagcatacgaatatttattttatttcttgaattttGTCGTTGCTAATTTCAGGCTTTATATTGTCAGCAGGCACGTGTACatgttaaatgtaaataaaaagcgTTCTACAAACAGcgatatatacattatacatgtTCAAAGAAAGTTTACAGACACAAGATATGTATCGATAATTCCGATGAATCCctgtaatttataattgaaaagtcGTTGTGTATTTTGACAAAATGCGTTACACAAGGAACGtgcgataataacattttaaagTACAGACAGATTTTATATCCAATTATGATTCTGATAAATAATTGCTCGATACGTGAGTATGTTACAGTTGTTAAGTTTATATTGATCAACagcaattattaaatttcaattataaccTTGGGTAGATAGAGTTGcttaagattattttaacgAGTTGATCTACATCGGATTTTTAGAGCAATTTACTACAGCGATCGATTCATGCATTAGATCGAAATCTAATTTatctattctttatttttattagattgtCTGGAAAGAGTTCGTTTCACTAAAgttgaattaaaataagattctTTGTTCAAGGTTAATTTCGTCGTTGTttgtgaaaaaggaaaggaaaacgaaaaaaaaaaaaaaaaaaataaaaaatagaaaaatgtgaaatatttttccagaTAATCCCAGTATttgattgatattaatttttacttagATTTCATTTCAGTTTTGTAATGACATGAATGTACATTTATGAAGAATCCTTGAGCATCAGTAATTAAGTTCGAcgatttttgtataataaatcaatcgaaGTAGTCATGGATGATCCAAGCCTTTTATGTATCTGACATCGAATTTCTATGATTTATTTAGAGAGATTAGCTCGAGAACATCACTGTAAAAAGCCTCCATATCAGACCAGTAGGTCGTAGAAATTGAACTCTTGTTTGTTACTGACACTATGGGCCACGATCGCATACGTGGAGCTTGATAATTCATAAGAACTATTATCCTACATCGATCATTATCGTATCTTTTCGGTAAGAACGTCGTAAAACTTACAATTAGTATGATTCAGTAGTCATTGTTAAACAGTACATgtaatattcttcttcttcttcttcttattattattattgttattattatcatattatcatcgtcatcattattatggttgctatcattattacgattaatatcaattacagAGTAATCTTTTGCAGAGAGCTCGTGGGATATGATCATACGCATTTTCATTCATCACAGTTTTCATATGCGCTCTCATTATGTGTATGCAGAATGCATTTTGTTGCGAGATACTTTCAGACTATCGtgatataacattttaatcgCAAGAATAGTATGTATCATTAAAAATCCGTCATGAGTCTTTTGTCGGGCAAGAACACCATTTTGCCGCTGTATGTTTCGTACACCCCATCGCAGTTTGGAACTTTTTGTTTTCAGATTCTGATCGGATATGAAAGCGGACAGATCGTCTTTTGGGATTTGAAAACGAAGAGTGCGGATTACAGATGTCACAGCGACGAACCCTTGAAATCAATAACATGGCATCACGAAGGCAAACAATTTATGTCTAGTCACAGCGATGGTTCGCTATTGACTTGGACGGTGCGTCAATTAAAGCCAACAAATGTCACGCATCCACACGGTGAGAGTCAATATCCTCTCTTCGATTCTCTATGGTCATAATTGTGTTATCGGATATGTCAGGCAACACTCCTcctactatataatatattctcgtTTAAATTCTCCCTTACGTTTTtgtccctttctttttatatctctctttatattgTATCACGTCGTCAATGTCATCAAGTCTAgcgaaaagtttttattttctttttctttagcgAAAGCTACCAAAGACGGAGAGCCGGAACCATGTAAATCTATACAAAAAGTGGAATGGAAACTGTCAAGATCCGGGTTCGTAATAAATTCGccaattctttttcaattcgtgatttgtattattatcatacgaATTCTGTGaagatttaattttgaaaCGTATAATTTCCTGCAGGGAAGCATACGTCATATTTTCCGGTGGTTTAGCGTATGACACAACTGGAAGAACTCCTAGTATTACAGTGATACACGGAAAAACCACGACGGTCTTAGAAATGGAGCACAATGTTGTAGATTTTATAACGCTTTGCGAAAGTCCTTGGACAAGTGGTATGTGATTTATACTAcatcgagatttttttttgctttttaactgtttattatattttttttttttcaaggatGCTTTAAATAATTAGTTACAGCGATAACGATGACGTATTCTAtggaaaattaattctatttcaaaggaaaaaaaaatttttcagcTTTGCAAATGAATGTTGCCGATTCTTTCACAGATTTCCAGGATCCTTACGCTGTTGTGGTTTTACTACAGAACGATCTTGTGATCATCGATTTGTTAACTCCTGGATTTCCATGTTTTGAAAATCCATATCCAATGGACATACACGAATCACCTGTGACCTGTTGTGCGTACTTCGCTGATTGCCCGTCAGATTTGGTACCTGCTTTTTACTCGGTTGGATCTAAATCGCAAAAGAAAACTGGATTCAGTGAAAAAGAATGGCCGATCTCAGGCGGAGAATGGAGTTCTAGTTCGAGCAGttacaatgaaattattctaaCAGGGTGAGTATTCATGAATATCCGACGGAAATTATTATTGGTCGGTCTAATATGCTTTTTTGTCGAGTGCGATTATAATTAATGCGATTATAAATAGGCATGCGGATGGTAGTATAAAATTTTGGGACGCTTCTGCCGGTACGTTACAAGTcctttacaaattaaaaacgGCAAAGCTTTTTGAAAAGAGTAGAGTCCGAAGCGTGGATTCGGAGGAAGATCCATTGGCGATACAGCTTATTTATCTCTGTCCTGAAAGTCGAAAGTTGGCGATCGCTGGTTCGGGGAAATAcgttgtattatttaaatttaagaaGGCTGAAAGTATATCGGAAGTAGTCGTGAGTATTTCCTAATGtaatttacgatattttttattattattgtattattaaaataacattagaatatttgtaagattaaaatgatatcatGACGTTTCTGAAAGATCAAACTTGGTGTGTACGATTTAGACATTAGAGATATCATTGGGCCAAAATTTattgagagaaatagaaacttCGCCGGATCACGATGCGCCAGCGACGGGCAATGTTCCTTCAGGCGGGGAGTCCAAGCACACATCGGAATATAATCATCCATTGAAAGTGAAGACCGGTTTACAAAAACGAGTTGCTGGCTTTCAAGCAACTTTAATTTGTCTAACAATCGCACCGAGCGGGGAACAAACTGAAAACATAACAGCCCTCAGTTTAAATTCATCTTATGGATTGTATGTAtctgaaaaattatatcgattccattaatcctttatttttatttaattattattaaattaatttaacatctTCTCGATATTTcctgttaatattttatgactttttttttttttttaaatttgcacAAGACCTTTATCGCGAAAGAATTACATATATCTCGCATAACAATAAAAAggtatcattatatttttaatatttgttatatgatttttctttcttttttttttctttttttttttttttttgcgacaAAATTCAATCGATCTAACATAAACAGGGATATCTACGTAATGCatgaatttttgaatttcaGAATGGCCTATGGAAACGAGACAGGGTTAGTAATAATCGATATCGTGCAGAAAATCTCTTTAATAGTGCTGCACACGGCGGACCTTGGCGGAAGCGGTGATCCTTACCAGCGAGTTCTGCGAAGTCCCAAGAGGCAAGATGATTCGAAGCgagaaaacgaagataaaGCAAGGAGCCCGAGTGCAGATCAGGTAAAATGTACTTCTTTCTTATATGttagaaagatatttatttttcggtTGTATTCTCTCCACCGTTTTACCGCcctatttgaaaaaaaaaagaaaaaaaaaaaaaaaaaaaaaaagaaaaaaaaacttcttgGAAACTTTAATTCCTGGACGTTTTTGCATTTTGCTTTATTTAAATACCATCgctgaaattatttatcattgcaTGATTGTCGAATTTCCGTATAAGCTGAccataaagatttttttttttactaagaAAATAGTTTAACATTTTATGCGGCATAGAATTTTCTCGATGACGAGTATAAATCGCTTTGATTTTTATACGTACGTCGAGAAACGATTTAATTTTCTCGCTAACATTCATGCGTAGgtgttctttttatatattatatgtataatcgtACGCGCGTTTTTCGCTCTTCAAGTGCTCGTTTACCGagcattattatatatatccgttatttttatatagctTGCGTTCCTTTGTAGCCAAAATGAATTTTAGAGGCGTGTGATATGCATGAGCGTAAGAGATTTAAATCTTACCGTCTAAAATATCAAGCAATAAACTCTGTCGCGTACAATAAGATGGACATGTTGAATAGATGtcatttttagaaatttcaaatattgtaGTGAAATTTTAATAGCAATTTTCGCGATAAATTATTGGCCCTCCTATATATTTTGCAAGGAAATGAAAAGCATATAAGAAAAAGCTTTCATAATTAcatagattattaaaaaatgtaaatctttcattatccagtttttttttgtttctatctgattttttaatttgatataaataacaaatttcaaacgaaaatGTAAATAGGAGTATCGTAGGtatttagattattaaaaaaatgtaaagataCGGCGCTGGGAAAACATTAATATACCTTGCAACACAGGGAtggttctaaaaaaaaaaaaaaaaaaaaaaaaaaaaaaaagaagtgtccAAGAAGTTGCGTATCATAATTATTGTAGAAGAACGATGTACGAATAGTACAATTGATGATTTTCCATTGGAAAAAAGTACGCCCATCGAATTCGTGGAGTTAAATTGAAACATTATAgcaaatcataataataattcgcgataaaataaagaaaatattttttataaataaaaactcgATCCAACACGATGATAGTTACTAATGTATATTAGATCCAATCGAAAATTGCACGAGCGATATTGGTCAAACTTGTCATTTTCCATGCGTCGGTATATCGAAGTTAATAAtcatttgtacttttttttatcgttctttcaaTCTCTCACATCATAGCATTGACATGTATTTTGTGgtatgtaaaattaaataacacaATACATACCGTTTATAATagacaattacgataatgatacatttgccttcttttcttttttttttttttttttttttttgtattctttttctttaccttattaatagaataattttaataagaaagatattctGTGATCGCGCTTATGtacattatgtatttaatgttTAGCTAACTACTATGTGTCTACCCACATTGAAACAAGTAAGGCCaacatttttttaactaaACGAATTGCTAGACACTTAAATATTCGCGTCATTAAGTTTTAATATGTGAAAGTTTTTCAGTTCTATCGGACGTAGGTAGTTTAATTGTTAGTGAgttgttaaattataattgtagTTCGGTCTATGGTATATTAAGTGATTGGATCGATGTTGGGTAtgtagaaattaaattatgcaCAGAGGGACCAATATGGAGCAtctaaatttgtaaaaataagtaTTAGATAAACGGTATCGCTAAATGGTGCATTAAGATAACTTATATTCCGtgatataatttgaaattcattCCTGGATTTCAAATATACGTTTGATCGAATCTTTTATTGCATGCACGTTTTACTTGAAGCAAGATGGTGTGAATACGGCCTGTGATCTAGCACAGGAACATATGTATCGGAAATTTAATCGAAGATAACAAGAATTAGGAATACGAAATGAGACGAGGTTCGATATACTCGGGGCAATGCATTGTGTTAAaacttcaatatatatatatatgtgagatAAAAATTGCATGGACAAAATTATCAGTAATTATATATGCACTTTGTAACGATACGTAAAAACATAcattcacatacacacacactcacatatattatacgattataCGGTGTATCTTATCTGTGAGTTCGATGGGAAGTGCAGGTTATTGCGTCGTTGTAggtataaatgaaagaatctTAGTAGGgtcgtttattttatcaattttcttcctGTTTATACGGgcttcgtcgtcgtttcttATATCATATCGACgactttaatattctttacgCTTGGACACTACGAGTCtttcatacgtatatacaatatatatgtcgttgataacaatatataataagattatttatcTCGTATTATTACCATTGTTTTTCCTTTACGAAAGTTTTTCACTGCATGTAATGCATATCTGCACACATAAAGATTAATTGGTTAATGTTAGTATAGATAGATGTTAATTTTTTGCAAAACTCATTAGTTCATTCAAAAtgtatttcgttattattttttgtttgttaaagaattattattaaattaattacttttatgaTACATCTTCAACGcggatatatatagatcagatgaaatgtataaatattcatcTTAAATCTTATTTATGTATTGCTTTTGTTgataaatgaagagaaaaaatagacatCCTCTTTGAAAtgcaattatataatatcagaGATGTTTTAAAGTTACTCTCAAGAtagatactatatataatttcgttaGATAGACTTCTTGGATATTTTCGATCGTACGACGACTCCTATATAATCCTATATTTAAAACTATTTAGaagtaaaattgaaatttctatTCGAAAAACAAAGCTGTATTGCTTTCCGTAATGGGGATACGTATACTTGAAGAATCTTGAATAATTCTTTATCATTAGACCGATTTCTAGtactataaaaaattttacgagcATCTTAAGCAATTATGATAATCAGACATCTCGTCTTGcagaatgtattatttaaatattctttgctCATGGTCTTATCTAAATATCGCAAATTCCTTATCGAAACTGGGAAGTGACAAGTGACCACGTTTctgcaatattttcttttctttttactttttttttttatttttttatttttttatttttttttttttatttaaaaaacgtTAGGTTCGAATTATTGCACTTCTCATAATTTTCTACATTTAATCGTTCAAACATTAAAACATAACGATTACTGAttacgtataattaaaaattttcacttattatattaattctgaTAGAAATCCGTAGGAATTTCACGCGGCTATCAGTGTGTTAAGTGACATGTGTGTGGTGTTTCGAAGACATAGTAAACGATTATGCTCGAAAGTAAcacttaatctttttttttcatcgacggatgtggttaaaaaaaattcatcgaatCGAGTGTTacgtcaaatttttttttcttttttattcattattgaaTAATGTATAAACTGTTATTTCGACAGAACGTGCATTAAACGGgcatcaaaatataaaatgcaatcgaaaatataatactcGTAGGTCTTTTTCTGATGGAGTGTTGAAAGAAACTAAAGAaagggaaatgaaaaattaatcataacCGATAGTCGACAGCGTGGTGTGAAACTATATTCGAGAAAGAACATGTTATCGCGTTGGTCAGCGATAATCGCTAGCAAACATCGAGTATAAGGAAATACCTTAATACgagtataattttcaattttcgcGTTCAAATCGGTGCGGCCTTCTCGTTTAAATCCGACGGCGAGCGTGTTTAATTTAATGGCAGCGATAAAGGAGACGCGCTAAACATAATACGATTGGATTGTGCCTGCTTTTAGTCGTAGAACGAATGTTCTGTTTTTTGTACCTAATGAACCGATTGATTGTGCAAAGCCCAACATGTTGAATCCATCAGACTCAGCCGGAAGCGACGAGGGAGAGCGAGCCGATATTAACGATGCCGCTAGCAGATACTCATCAAcatcaacagcaacaacattCTCAGTGTCAGCGTGCATCGCCACGTGATTCGAGTTGTCCGGTCGGAAGCAATGTTGAAAAATTGACCGAGGAATCGACGAGCGAGGGCTCGGCCAAGCTTGTCTCTGGAAGTACAACTGCATCGAACGGTGAAGACAGCCCGAAGAATCATGGTTGGAAGGGTTTTCGTCTGAAACGACAGCTCAGCAAGGTCGATCTCAAGATAAAGAATACGTTTGCGTCGTCCTTGGTGTCATCTCAGAATGGGGTACTTGTATGTCCTTTTTAAGATGCTCTTACATAACGGGAAATCGTTTTATCGGACGAATCGAACATATTTTCGTCTACTTTTCTCCTTtggatttttctcttttattttttttctctttctctctttctcttgttctatttttttcttctctttctttctctctgtctgctTCTCTCTTATCCAATTTCCGAAGCGTCTTCTTCTCAAGGTCGTCGCTGTCAATTATCTCGACCTTGTTCGCGGTACGTGTCAATTCATTCTCGGGATCTTCTAACTAGCTACCGAAAGGAAGCGGTGCAAAGTGGGCCGCTACTATGTTACACACATACGCGtgtctttctatctatatatacgtactaaTATAGCTACGTGCAAGCTGATGGTCTTTACTACTTTAGGCGAGTTCAGTTGTAACGGGTCGATCGACTGAAAGTTCATACGAGTACCCCATTTCCAGCAGGTAGGCAGTGAGAGTGCCCCTCCGAAGAGTTCTTCCGTTTTTTATTGCAACGTCAACGAGTCCTCGAGAGCTCTTTCACCGGTCGAAAGTCTTGAGACGGAGGAAGATGAGTCGGTCTCCTGTGCGAATCCTTTGGGTCGCGAAAGTCCTCAAGCTTCTTGTCCTCATGATACGAAAAATGCAGATACCGAAAGCGAGAGACAAAGCGGAGTTGAACGTAACGAAGCCGTCGAAAGAACTCACACGGCGAACGTTACGACGATGGCTACGAGCACGATGGCCGCGAGACCTTTAGAATTGTCCTTGCATGAGAACGATCGAAAGCCACGATTGAAGAGGATAGTGATGGGGATtcagagtaagagagagggacGTCTACTTTCCGTGCCTAATCTGAAATACCAGAAAACTGATGGATCAACCGTTTGTGACCTAAGATGCGAGGATAACACGGCACCAGTCGCAGACTCCTTCACTGGAAATCTTATAAGAAGATTCAGTAAGTGTTTTAATCTTACAAATAGAGAAGAGTGTTGTGTTGCTCGTGTGGCCTTTTTAGAGATTAACGGTTAATCGTATTAGAGATTACTGCATTGTGATTGAATGTGTTGGCGAACGCGTGTGTGAATGTGTGAAGCTGCGCGTCGTACTATTAACGAGAAAGcctaatatatttcttaacgaGAAGCACGCGTTTAactaatttctattaattaacgTTCACGTGCGATAACAATATGCGCGAATCGTTACTGCTAACACGGTGGCCCCAGCTATTAGTTTTTCTTCTAACATACTTACCTTTCGTCGGAGACGACACAATTTTATCTAATTGTTTaatcatcgattttattgttagacattataaaattaacgatatcTAATTCTTTCTCggtatattttgattaaataataaaatagaaatgtcTCCGGCTAGaggttaaattattttctttaatcgatTCCGTTTGCCatttgaaatgatattttctctgatattaatgaatgaaagacgaagaatttgaaaaaagtaattgattCTTGAAAAGTTTGATCAAAGGGTAACGGATACGGTCGTTGGCTATTATTTATTCGCGGGTCTCGAATATGAATCAATTAGAATTCTTTTGATAATAGGGGTACGAGAGAatgagcatatatatatatatatatagttatgtgGAACATCATAAGAGTCAAAGTAGATACACCAATGGAACACCATAATTGCACGATGTGCCGCTAGCACGTTCTATAGTTTAAAAGTTTTGCCCTGGTGCATTGAAAGGATACgttctatattataaattaaagtgTGTATCTATTTGGTGCGTCGGTCAACGTTTTAGGCGCAACGGGTAT
This portion of the Vespa velutina chromosome 4, iVesVel2.1, whole genome shotgun sequence genome encodes:
- the LOC124948767 gene encoding syntaxin-binding protein 5 isoform X3; the protein is MKKFTIKGVLDGFRSSIPQPAKSDQEIVENLRSEHFQVKKTFRHGFPHQPTAVAFDPVQRLLAIGTKSGSLRILGRPGVDVHVKHEGCSAVMQLQFLINEGALISATTDDTLHLWNFRQKIPQVVQSLKFQRDRITCIHLPLQSKWLYVGTERGNIHVLHIETFVLSGYVINWNKAIEISRKTHPGAVVHLSDIPLDLSKILIGYESGQIVFWDLKTKSADYRCHSDEPLKSITWHHEGKQFMSSHSDGSLLTWTVRQLKPTNVTHPHAKATKDGEPEPCKSIQKVEWKLSRSGEAYVIFSGGLAYDTTGRTPSITVIHGKTTTVLEMEHNVVDFITLCESPWTSDFQDPYAVVVLLQNDLVIIDLLTPGFPCFENPYPMDIHESPVTCCAYFADCPSDLVPAFYSVGSKSQKKTGFSEKEWPISGGEWSSSSSSYNEIILTGHADGSIKFWDASAGTLQVLYKLKTAKLFEKSRVRSVDSEEDPLAIQLIYLCPESRKLAIAGSGKYVVLFKFKKAESISEVVTLEISLGQNLLREIETSPDHDAPATGNVPSGGESKHTSEYNHPLKVKTGLQKRVAGFQATLICLTIAPSGEQTENITALSLNSSYGLMAYGNETGLVIIDIVQKISLIVLHTADLGGSGDPYQRVLRSPKRQDDSKRENEDKARSPSADQTQPEATRESEPILTMPLADTHQHQQQQHSQCQRASPRDSSCPVGSNVEKLTEESTSEGSAKLVSGSTTASNGEDSPKNHGWKGFRLKRQLSKVDLKIKNTFASSLVSSQNGQVGSESAPPKSSSVFYCNVNESSRALSPVESLETEEDESVSCANPLGRESPQASCPHDTKNADTESERQSGVERNEAVERTHTANVTTMATSTMAARPLELSLHENDRKPRLKRIVMGIQSKREGRLLSVPNLKYQKTDGSTVCDLRCEDNTAPVADSFTGNLIRRFSRIDKFDGSFQRSRSSSMSSLENITTETISCLTFADSYTKKSDTSTLPTLWVGTSLGSIQTIVFNPPVPGERHSYPVVVSTCNGSTFKLKGCILSMSFLDCNGALIPYSFESWRDENVDAGKERNKNQGKCNSRLSPSLNAQVTTGDGFEDRQFVVLTSEKQARVVALPSQDCVYRQQLAETHIVIKAEVTTLKDNVCLVCYVSNGHVSTYSLPSLRPLIDVDFLPLTDLSFQTTKHGIVDPMLSIWGHQLFVNGDTDQIAKTLCFSNRGHGLYLSSPTEIQKFSISSEFCGELTEMMGDLFIGHDMPEPPKESFFRGLFGGGSRSLDREELFGESSGRASRTVAKHIPGPNAGTENMRERVTGITGEIAQAHHMVVERGEKLSHLEERTARMMSEAENFSTSAHGLMLKYKDKKWYQL
- the LOC124948767 gene encoding syntaxin-binding protein 5 isoform X5 produces the protein MKKFTIKGVLDGFRSSIPQPAKSDQEIVENLRSEHFQVKKTFRHGFPHQPTAVAFDPVQRLLAIGTKSGSLRILGRPGVDVHVKHEGCSAVMQLQFLINEGALISATTDDTLHLWNFRQKIPQVVQSLKFQRDRITCIHLPLQSKWLYVGTERGNIHVLHIETFVLSGYVINWNKAIEISRKTHPGAVVHLSDIPLDLSKILIGYESGQIVFWDLKTKSADYRCHSDEPLKSITWHHEGKQFMSSHSDGSLLTWTVRQLKPTNVTHPHAKATKDGEPEPCKSIQKVEWKLSRSGEAYVIFSGGLAYDTTGRTPSITVIHGKTTTVLEMEHNVVDFITLCESPWTSDFQDPYAVVVLLQNDLVIIDLLTPGFPCFENPYPMDIHESPVTCCAYFADCPSDLVPAFYSVGSKSQKKTGFSEKEWPISGGEWSSSSSSYNEIILTGHADGSIKFWDASAGTLQVLYKLKTAKLFEKSRVRSVDSEEDPLAIQLIYLCPESRKLAIAGSGKYVVLFKFKKAESISEVVTLEISLGQNLLREIETSPDHDAPATGNVPSGGESKHTSEYNHPLKVKTGLQKRVAGFQATLICLTIAPSGEQTENITALSLNSSYGLMAYGNETGLVIIDIVQKISLIVLHTADLGGSGDPYQRVLRSPKRQDDSKRENEDKARSPSADQTQPEATRESEPILTMPLADTHQHQQQQHSQCQRASPRDSSCPVGSNVEKLTEESTSEGSAKLVSGSTTASNGEDSPKNHGWKGFRLKRQLSKVDLKIKNTFASSLVSSQNGVLQVGSESAPPKSSSVFYCNVNESSRALSPVESLETEEDESVSCANPLGRESPQASCPHDTKNADTESERQSGVERNEAVERTHTANVTTMATSTMAARPLELSLHENDRKPRLKRIVMGIQSKREGRLLSVPNLKYQKTDGSTVCDLRCEDNTAPVADSFTGNLIRRFNKFDGSFQRSRSSSMSSLENITTETISCLTFADSYTKKSDTSTLPTLWVGTSLGSIQTIVFNPPVPGERHSYPVVVSTCNGSTFKLKGCILSMSFLDCNGALIPYSFESWRDENVDAGKERNKNQGKCNSRLSPSLNAQVTTGDGFEDRQFVVLTSEKQARVVALPSQDCVYRQQLAETHIVIKAEVTTLKDNVCLVCYVSNGHVSTYSLPSLRPLIDVDFLPLTDLSFQTTKHGIVDPMLSIWGHQLFVNGDTDQIAKTLCFSNRGHGLYLSSPTEIQKFSISSEFCGELTEMMGDLFIGHDMPEPPKESFFRGLFGGGSRSLDREELFGESSGRASRTVAKHIPGPNAGTENMRERVTGITGEIAQAHHMVVERGEKLSHLEERTARMMSEAENFSTSAHGLMLKYKDKKWYQL
- the LOC124948767 gene encoding syntaxin-binding protein 5 isoform X8, which produces MKKFTIKGVLDGFRSSIPQPAKSDQEIVENLRSEHFQVKKTFRHGFPHQPTAVAFDPVQRLLAIGTKSGSLRILGRPGVDVHVKHEGCSAVMQLQFLINEGALISATTDDTLHLWNFRQKIPQVVQSLKFQRDRITCIHLPLQSKWLYVGTERGNIHVLHIETFVLSGYVINWNKAIEISRKTHPGAVVHLSDIPLDLSKILIGYESGQIVFWDLKTKSADYRCHSDEPLKSITWHHEGKQFMSSHSDGSLLTWTVRQLKPTNVTHPHAKATKDGEPEPCKSIQKVEWKLSRSGEAYVIFSGGLAYDTTGRTPSITVIHGKTTTVLEMEHNVVDFITLCESPWTSDFQDPYAVVVLLQNDLVIIDLLTPGFPCFENPYPMDIHESPVTCCAYFADCPSDLVPAFYSVGSKSQKKTGFSEKEWPISGGEWSSSSSSYNEIILTGHADGSIKFWDASAGTLQVLYKLKTAKLFEKSRVRSVDSEEDPLAIQLIYLCPESRKLAIAGSGKYVVLFKFKKAESISEVVTLEISLGQNLLREIETSPDHDAPATGNVPSGGESKHTSEYNHPLKVKTGLQKRVAGFQATLICLTIAPSGEQTENITALSLNSSYGLMAYGNETGLVIIDIVQKISLIVLHTADLGGSGDPYQRVLRSPKRQDDSKRENEDKARSPSADQTQPEATRESEPILTMPLADTHQHQQQQHSQCQRASPRDSSCPVGSNVEKLTEESTSEGSAKLVSGSTTASNGEDSPKNHGWKGFRLKRQLSKVDLKIKNTFASSLVSSQNGVLQVGSESAPPKSSSVFYCNVNESSRALSPVESLETEEDESVSCANPLGRESPQASCPHDTKNADTESERQSGVERNEAVERTHTANVTTMATSTMAARPLELSLHENDRKPRLKRIVMGIQSKREGRLLSVPNLKYQKTDGSTVCDLRCEDNTAPVADSFTGNLIRRFSRIDKFDGSFQRSRSSSMSSLENITTETISCLTFADSYTKKSDTSTLPTLWVGTSLGSIQTIVFNPPVPGERHSYPVVVSTCNGSTFKLKGCILSMSFLDCNGALIPYSFESWRDENVDAGKERNKNQGKCNSRLSPSLNAQVTTGDGFEDRQFVVLTSEKQARVVALPSQDCVYRQQLAETHIVIKAEVTTLKDNVCLVCYVSNGHVSTYSLPSLRPLIDVDFLPLTDLSRRIEWSCISYSC